The window AAAAATGGACGAAAAGGAATTAAACTCAATAGTGAATTGGCTGGGTGAAAACGAGTTCGATTTTCCTGAAACAAAGACTATTAGCAGACTCGAAAAGGATATCCATTCAGCTAAAAGTGTATTTTTTATTGGGGATAATGCAGGGGAAACAGTTTTTGATCGACTAATACTCGAGCAAATCCAAAACACTACGATATACTACGGTGTCCGCGGAGGACCTGTACTTAATGACGCTACGGCATTGGAGGCCGAGGAATCCGGGATTTGCGACTACGCCGAGTTAGTCTCTTCAGAATCCTCTATTCCGGGAACTATGCTAGATTCCGTCGGGGAGAGATTCATTGAGCTTTTTAATACAGCCGATATAGTCATCGCTAAGGGGCAAGGAAATCTCGAAACTCTAGATCAAGCCCCTAGAGCGATTTATCATTTATTTAAAGCAAAAT of the bacterium genome contains:
- a CDS encoding DUF89 family protein, which encodes MTKLDCIPCLLTHALKTIRKSGLTEELENKLFTRAFEESKILLDGAPAPVAAEAIYRSLAEITGVSDPFRDFKVESTETALKALPRLREAVSNSEWPFRKAVELSIAGNAIDLVKMDEKELNSIVNWLGENEFDFPETKTISRLEKDIHSAKSVFFIGDNAGETVFDRLILEQIQNTTIYYGVRGGPVLNDATALEAEESGICDYAELVSSESSIPGTMLDSVGERFIELFNTADIVIAKGQGNLETLDQAPRAIYHLFKAKCKPIAQLVGREVGDFVIWRNSPISAT